A portion of the Achromobacter sp. MFA1 R4 genome contains these proteins:
- a CDS encoding LamB/YcsF family protein — MTTRIDLNCDMGESYGAWTMGNDAAVLQYVSSANIACGFHGGDPATMRKTVAAALAQGVALGAHPSLQDLAGFGRRVMQISPDEAYDIVVYQIGALAGVAASQGARLHHVKAHGALYNMAAKDEKLAQAICQAVKDVDASLILYGLAGSKLIDAADAIGLAAANEVFADRSYQDDGSLTPRTRAGAMIEDVDVAVAQVVRMVREGLVRSVDGKDLPVRADTLCIHGDQPNALVFADGIRRALEQAGIEVRTPPRR; from the coding sequence ATGACCACCCGCATCGACTTGAACTGCGACATGGGCGAAAGCTATGGCGCCTGGACCATGGGCAACGACGCGGCGGTGCTGCAATACGTCAGTTCCGCCAATATCGCCTGCGGCTTTCACGGCGGCGACCCCGCCACCATGCGCAAGACCGTGGCGGCGGCGCTGGCGCAGGGCGTGGCGCTGGGCGCCCACCCCAGCCTGCAGGACCTGGCGGGCTTTGGCCGCCGCGTCATGCAGATCAGCCCCGACGAGGCCTATGACATCGTCGTGTATCAGATCGGCGCCCTGGCCGGCGTGGCGGCGTCCCAGGGCGCGCGCCTGCATCACGTGAAGGCCCACGGCGCGCTCTACAACATGGCGGCCAAGGACGAAAAGCTGGCGCAGGCCATCTGCCAGGCGGTGAAGGACGTGGATGCCTCGCTGATCCTGTACGGACTGGCCGGCAGCAAGCTGATCGACGCCGCGGACGCAATCGGCCTGGCGGCCGCCAACGAAGTCTTTGCAGACCGCTCCTACCAGGACGACGGCTCGCTCACGCCGCGCACACGCGCCGGCGCCATGATCGAAGACGTGGATGTCGCGGTGGCGCAGGTCGTGCGCATGGTGCGGGAAGGCTTGGTGCGGTCGGTGGACGGCAAGGACTTGCCGGTGCGGGCCGACACGCTCTGCATCCATGGCGACCAGCCCAATGCGCTGGTCTTTGCCGATGGCATCCGCCGGGCCCTGGAGCAGGCGGGCATCGAAGTACGCACGCCGCCGCGCCGCTGA
- a CDS encoding trimeric intracellular cation channel family protein has product MFTDLSPALLHTLYLVAIVAEAMTAALSAGRRDMDWMGVCIIACVTALGGGSLRDVLLGHYPLTWVVHPEYLWMTGGAAILTALIAPVMRRLRSVFLLADALGLVAFTVIGCQVAQMMQLPITVVLISGMITGCAGGVLRDVLCNEVPLLFRKELYASVSLVTGALYLGSMSLGLSANASVPIALAAGLTMRLMALRFNWQMPKFVYRDDWD; this is encoded by the coding sequence ATGTTCACCGATCTATCGCCCGCCCTGCTGCATACGCTGTACCTGGTCGCCATCGTCGCCGAGGCCATGACGGCCGCGCTGTCCGCGGGACGCCGCGATATGGACTGGATGGGTGTCTGCATCATCGCCTGCGTGACCGCGCTGGGTGGCGGGTCGCTGCGCGACGTGCTGCTGGGGCACTATCCGCTGACCTGGGTGGTCCATCCCGAATACCTGTGGATGACGGGCGGCGCGGCGATCCTCACCGCGCTGATCGCGCCGGTCATGCGGCGGCTGCGCAGCGTGTTCCTGCTGGCCGACGCGCTGGGGCTGGTGGCGTTCACCGTCATCGGCTGCCAGGTGGCGCAGATGATGCAGTTGCCGATCACGGTGGTGCTCATCAGCGGCATGATCACCGGGTGCGCCGGCGGGGTGCTGCGGGACGTGCTCTGCAACGAGGTGCCGCTGCTGTTCCGCAAGGAACTCTACGCCAGCGTGTCCCTGGTGACCGGCGCCCTGTATCTGGGGTCCATGTCGCTGGGGTTGTCCGCCAACGCCTCGGTGCCGATTGCGCTGGCGGCAGGCCTGACGATGCGCCTGATGGCGTTGCGCTTCAATTGGCAGATGCCGAAGTTCGTGTATCGGGACGACTGGGACTGA
- a CDS encoding GntR family transcriptional regulator, producing the protein MDVKAPATIPYFLQEQIRELIVSGTIRPGQPLREQELEQRFGTSRSPIREALRLLELSGLVTHIQRKGFRVTLYTETQIRHLYMLRAELEAYGIRQVAEMPDVGPLVAELGACHETIVAAMDRRDVRGFIAASREFYLAAARYTGNAPLTSMLSKLYEQIEPLGYLLARQSLETIKIPAYTEAIIQALASRDFDRAADLTRGYLVEVLPAILQAYREASLDAA; encoded by the coding sequence TTGGACGTCAAAGCGCCCGCCACGATTCCATATTTCCTGCAGGAACAGATTCGTGAATTGATAGTGAGCGGCACCATCCGGCCCGGGCAGCCGTTGCGGGAACAGGAACTGGAACAACGTTTCGGCACCAGCCGCAGCCCCATCCGGGAGGCGCTGCGCCTGCTGGAGTTGAGTGGCCTGGTGACGCACATCCAGCGCAAGGGCTTCCGGGTCACGCTCTACACCGAAACCCAGATCCGCCATCTGTACATGTTGCGCGCCGAACTGGAGGCCTACGGCATCCGCCAGGTCGCGGAAATGCCCGACGTGGGGCCGCTGGTGGCCGAGCTGGGCGCCTGTCACGAGACGATCGTGGCGGCAATGGACCGGCGCGATGTGCGCGGGTTCATCGCGGCCTCGCGCGAGTTCTACCTGGCGGCGGCGCGCTACACGGGCAATGCGCCGCTCACCAGCATGCTCAGCAAGCTGTACGAACAGATCGAGCCGCTGGGCTATCTGTTGGCCCGGCAGTCGCTGGAGACCATCAAGATTCCCGCCTACACCGAAGCGATCATCCAGGCGCTGGCCAGCCGGGATTTCGACCGCGCGGCCGACCTGACCCGCGGTTATCTGGTGGAAGTGCTGCCGGCGATCCTGCAGGCTTATCGCGAAGCGTCGCTGGACGCCGCCTGA
- a CDS encoding universal stress protein — protein sequence MTQQIGPILLATDLSARGDRALDRALQLTKELNTRLIVLHVMESHATPARLTTPVWRRMSPDHKALVERELAEDVAAADVPAEVVVAKGDPVASILETADTFGCSLIVAGIARQETLGRLLLGTTVEKLARQARQPVLVVKNRPRRPYRDVLVATDFSDGSRQALRAALQLVPNAELTLFNAYEVPFQNLNVPDDAVVSSFYKTAEQCAQRFIAETPELPKGMPTKVVLEAGQPETVLAEYSFTHRSDLVVTGTHGRTGLLRTAIGSVAERLLESLPSDVLIVRLSGEA from the coding sequence ATGACACAGCAAATTGGCCCCATCCTTCTGGCCACGGACCTGAGTGCGCGCGGCGACAGAGCCCTGGATCGCGCCCTGCAGTTGACCAAGGAACTGAACACCAGGCTGATCGTGCTGCATGTCATGGAATCCCATGCCACGCCGGCGCGGCTGACCACGCCGGTCTGGCGTCGCATGTCGCCTGACCACAAGGCCCTCGTCGAACGCGAGCTTGCCGAAGACGTGGCCGCCGCCGACGTCCCCGCCGAAGTGGTGGTCGCCAAGGGCGACCCCGTCGCCAGCATCCTCGAAACCGCCGACACCTTCGGCTGCTCGCTGATCGTGGCCGGCATCGCCCGCCAGGAAACGCTGGGCCGCCTGCTGCTGGGCACCACCGTCGAAAAACTGGCCCGCCAGGCGCGCCAGCCGGTGCTGGTCGTCAAGAACCGTCCGCGCAGGCCCTACCGCGACGTGCTGGTCGCCACCGACTTCTCGGACGGCTCGCGCCAGGCGTTGCGCGCGGCGCTGCAACTGGTCCCCAATGCCGAACTGACGCTGTTCAACGCCTACGAAGTGCCGTTCCAGAACCTGAACGTGCCCGATGACGCCGTCGTCAGCAGCTTCTACAAGACCGCGGAACAATGCGCCCAGCGTTTCATCGCGGAAACGCCCGAACTGCCCAAGGGCATGCCGACCAAGGTCGTGCTGGAGGCCGGCCAGCCCGAAACCGTGCTGGCCGAGTATTCGTTCACCCACCGGTCCGACCTGGTCGTCACCGGCACCCATGGCCGCACGGGCCTCCTGCGCACCGCCATCGGCAGCGTGGCCGAGCGGCTGCTGGAATCCCTGCCCAGCGACGTGCTGATCGTCAGGCTGTCCGGCGAGGCGTAG